A single Chryseobacterium sp. DNA region contains:
- a CDS encoding alpha-L-fucosidase: MPTIKKTKTLLFSAILTSSTLLSQAHNVSEGYVKPTDPLVVQNLEQWQDLKFGLFMHWGTYSQWGIVESWSLCPEDESWTQRKPEHGTSYDEYVRNYENLQTTFNPKHFDPQKWADAVKKAGMKYVVFTTKHHDGFAMFDTKQSDYKITSSKTPFSKNPKADVAKEIFNTFRKEGFKIGAYFSKPDWHSDDYWWPYFPPKDRNVNYDPKKYPERWNRFKKFTFNQLDEITSHYGKIDILWLDGGWVRPFHTIDPNIEWQRTIKVEQDIDMDKIGTMARKNQPGIIIVDRTVSGKWENYVTPEQSVPEKALSIPWESCITMGDSFSYVPNDHYKSSQKIIETLVKIISGGGNYLMNIAPGPDGDYDAVVYDRLKEISAWMEKNQSAVFATRSSAPYHDGSFYYTRSKDGHTLNIFHLDEKSEYHTPAELTFFVPEAFKPKSLKVLGISSKVQWKKNGSTIQVRLPADRSKLQYATVIQIRQ, translated from the coding sequence ATGCCAACCATAAAAAAAACGAAAACCTTGCTGTTTTCAGCCATTCTCACCAGCTCAACATTGCTTTCACAAGCCCATAACGTATCTGAAGGATATGTGAAACCGACAGATCCTCTTGTCGTCCAAAACCTGGAACAATGGCAGGATCTGAAGTTCGGATTGTTTATGCATTGGGGAACTTACAGCCAGTGGGGAATTGTTGAAAGCTGGAGCTTATGTCCGGAAGATGAATCCTGGACCCAAAGAAAACCCGAACATGGAACATCTTATGATGAATACGTGAGAAACTATGAAAACCTTCAGACTACTTTCAATCCGAAACACTTTGATCCGCAAAAATGGGCGGATGCAGTAAAAAAAGCAGGGATGAAATATGTGGTTTTTACCACAAAACATCATGATGGTTTTGCGATGTTTGATACGAAACAATCTGATTACAAAATCACCTCTTCAAAAACACCTTTCTCAAAGAATCCAAAGGCAGATGTTGCAAAAGAGATTTTCAATACCTTCAGAAAAGAAGGCTTTAAAATTGGGGCTTATTTTTCAAAACCGGACTGGCATTCTGATGATTACTGGTGGCCATACTTTCCGCCAAAGGACAGAAATGTGAATTATGATCCGAAGAAATACCCGGAAAGATGGAACCGTTTTAAAAAATTTACCTTCAATCAGCTGGATGAAATTACTTCTCATTATGGTAAAATTGATATCCTGTGGCTGGATGGAGGCTGGGTCCGCCCTTTTCATACCATTGATCCCAATATAGAATGGCAGAGGACAATCAAAGTGGAGCAGGATATTGATATGGACAAAATAGGAACTATGGCCCGTAAGAACCAGCCGGGAATTATTATTGTTGATCGTACAGTGTCTGGAAAATGGGAAAATTATGTCACTCCGGAGCAGTCTGTTCCCGAAAAGGCACTTTCTATTCCGTGGGAGAGCTGCATCACAATGGGAGATTCGTTTTCCTACGTTCCCAATGATCATTATAAATCATCTCAAAAGATCATTGAAACATTGGTTAAGATTATATCAGGAGGAGGGAATTACCTGATGAATATTGCACCCGGGCCTGATGGTGACTATGATGCGGTAGTGTATGACAGGTTAAAGGAAATTTCCGCATGGATGGAGAAAAACCAATCTGCTGTCTTTGCGACAAGAAGTAGTGCTCCTTACCACGACGGGAGCTTTTATTATACCCGGAGTAAAGATGGCCATACTTTGAATATCTTCCATCTGGATGAAAAATCAGAATATCATACCCCTGCGGAGCTTACCTTTTTTGTTCCGGAAGCTTTTAAGCCAAAATCATTGAAAGTTTTAGGAATTTCTTCTAAGGTTCAATGGAAGAAAAATGGAAGTACAATCCAGGTTCGTCTTCCGGCTGACCGGTCAAAACTACAATATGCCACCGTAATTCAGATAAGGCAGTAG
- a CDS encoding SRPBCC family protein produces MSAIYLETLINAGIQRVFDSARDIELHQKSTSKTHEKAIAGRTSGLIEENETVTWRAKHLGIYQNLMTKIISMEKPYQFTVVMLKGAFQSMHHQHLFKETEGKTLMIDIFEFESPLGIIGKLFNTVFLTHYLRTFLLERNEPIKVAAESSGAEK; encoded by the coding sequence ATGTCAGCAATTTATTTAGAAACCTTAATTAATGCCGGTATACAACGTGTCTTTGATAGTGCAAGGGATATTGAACTGCATCAGAAATCAACTTCAAAAACCCACGAAAAAGCAATTGCAGGACGTACATCCGGGCTTATTGAAGAAAATGAAACAGTTACCTGGAGAGCGAAGCATTTGGGAATATATCAAAATCTTATGACGAAGATAATCAGTATGGAAAAACCTTATCAATTTACCGTTGTAATGCTGAAAGGAGCTTTTCAATCTATGCATCATCAGCATCTCTTTAAAGAGACGGAAGGAAAAACACTGATGATCGATATTTTTGAATTTGAATCACCACTGGGAATTATTGGAAAGCTTTTTAATACCGTTTTTCTCACCCATTATCTGAGAACCTTCCTGTTGGAAAGAAATGAACCCATCAAAGTTGCTGCAGAATCTTCCGGAGCCGAAAAGTGA
- a CDS encoding DCC1-like thiol-disulfide oxidoreductase family protein: MKTLKNHTLIYDSDCPLCTLYSSGFTKSGMLDKDGREAFTELSLRNKELIDLHLAKNEIALVDHHNGQVVYGLDSLLLIIGNSFPILEKIARIKPLYWFFKKMYSFVSYNRKQIIPSAKDTTENACVPDFNMTYRLVYIAFVAVFSAYILSMFSGKPDLGITRNFWREFGVCLGQILWQLVFLKGYLKDKIWDYLGNMMTVSLLGTLLLIPALLTDFTPVFYMIYFGTVVFIMFLEHMRRCNILKINYLPTISWILFRMTALAFIIGQVIK, encoded by the coding sequence ATGAAAACCCTGAAAAACCATACCCTGATCTATGACAGCGATTGCCCGCTGTGTACTCTTTATTCCAGTGGCTTTACCAAAAGCGGAATGCTTGATAAGGATGGAAGAGAAGCCTTTACTGAACTGTCATTAAGAAATAAAGAGCTGATCGATCTCCATCTGGCAAAAAACGAAATTGCATTGGTGGATCATCATAATGGCCAGGTGGTATACGGGCTGGACAGCCTTCTGCTGATCATAGGAAACTCTTTTCCGATCCTGGAGAAAATAGCAAGGATAAAACCTTTATATTGGTTTTTCAAAAAGATGTACTCCTTTGTTTCTTATAACCGTAAACAGATTATTCCGTCCGCAAAAGATACTACTGAAAACGCATGTGTCCCTGATTTTAATATGACATACAGACTGGTATACATTGCATTTGTTGCTGTTTTCTCAGCGTATATCCTAAGTATGTTTTCAGGAAAACCGGATCTGGGGATAACCCGGAATTTTTGGAGAGAATTTGGAGTTTGTCTTGGGCAGATCCTCTGGCAGCTTGTTTTCCTGAAAGGATATTTAAAAGACAAAATCTGGGATTATCTGGGAAATATGATGACCGTTTCCCTGCTGGGCACATTGCTTTTAATTCCAGCATTGTTGACGGATTTTACTCCTGTTTTCTATATGATTTATTTTGGAACGGTGGTTTTTATCATGTTCCTGGAACATATGAGAAGGTGTAACATCTTAAAGATAAATTACCTTCCTACAATTTCCTGGATTCTTTTTAGAATGACGGCTTTAGCTTTCATTATTGGACAGGTAATAAAATAA
- a CDS encoding TIGR01777 family oxidoreductase, with the protein MKIIIAGGTGFLGENLEKYFAEKGNQVYILTRKPKRKNEIYWDAATIGAWKNILEKSDVLINLTGKSVDCRYNEKNRQEICSSRIESTGVLQEAIDTCSEKPKIWLNASSATIYIHSEKQLNTEENGIVGDDFSMNICKSWEKEFFKIKNEEVRKVALRTSIVLGNKGGAFPKLRMLTKLGLGGKQGKGNQMVSWIHIDDFCRAVEWIINHEDITGIMNITAPDPLSNEIMMRKLRKQMKVPFGLNTPVWQLEIASGFLKTETELLLKSRNVYPEKTC; encoded by the coding sequence ATGAAAATAATCATAGCCGGCGGAACCGGATTTCTTGGTGAAAACTTAGAAAAATACTTTGCAGAAAAGGGAAACCAGGTATATATTTTAACCCGGAAACCTAAACGGAAAAATGAAATCTACTGGGATGCAGCAACAATAGGAGCTTGGAAAAATATCCTTGAAAAGTCAGATGTTTTGATTAATCTCACCGGAAAATCAGTGGATTGCCGTTACAATGAAAAGAACAGGCAGGAGATCTGTTCTTCAAGAATTGAAAGCACGGGCGTATTACAGGAAGCGATTGATACCTGTTCCGAAAAACCGAAAATTTGGCTGAATGCCAGTTCTGCCACCATTTATATCCATTCAGAAAAACAATTGAATACAGAAGAAAATGGAATAGTAGGAGATGACTTTTCAATGAATATCTGTAAGAGCTGGGAGAAAGAGTTTTTTAAAATCAAAAATGAAGAGGTAAGAAAGGTAGCATTGAGGACTTCCATTGTTTTAGGAAATAAAGGGGGAGCTTTTCCCAAATTACGGATGCTGACAAAGTTAGGGCTGGGAGGAAAGCAGGGAAAAGGAAATCAAATGGTCAGCTGGATCCATATTGATGATTTCTGTAGAGCCGTAGAATGGATTATTAATCATGAAGACATCACCGGGATAATGAATATAACAGCTCCTGATCCCCTGTCCAATGAAATAATGATGAGGAAATTAAGAAAACAGATGAAGGTTCCTTTTGGGCTTAATACTCCTGTCTGGCAGCTGGAAATAGCCTCTGGATTTCTGAAAACAGAAACCGAATTATTGCTGAAAAGCCGGAATGTTTATCCAGAAAAAACTTGTTAA
- a CDS encoding DUF2071 domain-containing protein, whose product MNFLKAEWRKLAIINYEINPGLLLKYVPEGTELDDYKGKWYVSLVGFMFLNTKLLGLPILFHRNFEEVNLRFYVRKKENGAWKRGVVFIKEIVPKPALSLVANAVYKENYHTMPMKNLIHEKNNELLIRYSWKDKNWHSIQITAESTARPMETDSEFEFITEHYWGFTKKENNTSEYEVCHPKWNCYQVKSHELEIDFNTIYGHDFECLNHQKPVSVMLAEGSEIEIRTKKYFV is encoded by the coding sequence ATGAATTTTTTAAAAGCCGAATGGCGAAAGCTGGCCATCATCAATTACGAAATCAATCCCGGATTATTATTGAAATATGTCCCTGAAGGGACAGAGCTGGATGATTATAAAGGAAAATGGTATGTAAGCTTAGTAGGGTTTATGTTTTTAAATACAAAATTATTAGGCCTGCCGATTCTTTTTCACCGGAATTTTGAAGAGGTCAACCTGAGATTTTATGTCAGGAAAAAAGAAAACGGAGCCTGGAAAAGAGGAGTGGTTTTCATCAAAGAAATAGTTCCTAAGCCAGCTTTAAGCCTTGTGGCCAACGCTGTTTATAAAGAAAATTATCATACCATGCCGATGAAAAACCTGATCCATGAGAAAAACAATGAACTACTGATCAGATACTCCTGGAAAGATAAAAATTGGCATTCTATTCAGATTACAGCTGAAAGTACAGCAAGACCAATGGAAACTGATTCTGAATTCGAATTCATTACAGAGCATTACTGGGGGTTTACGAAAAAAGAAAACAATACTTCCGAATACGAGGTATGCCATCCAAAATGGAACTGCTATCAGGTAAAAAGTCATGAACTTGAAATTGATTTCAATACAATTTACGGACATGATTTTGAATGCCTGAATCATCAGAAACCTGTTTCAGTAATGCTTGCAGAAGGTTCTGAAATTGAAATAAGAACAAAAAAATATTTTGTGTGA